The DNA window AAGAAGAACAGGAAGTATTATCTGGTCTTGAGCTCTGGATCTTCGCGGGATGAAAAGCAGGTGAACTTAGAAGGTGTCAAGATGGATGCTGAGTTATTGCATCACAAAACCGCCAGGAAGAACAAACTAGAGTCGCGGAAGGATTATATCTTACGAAAGAAGgatttaatgaaaaagagGGGCAGAAAAGTTGCCAAGGATTCCAAATTCACGGGCAGAAAGAGACGAACCAGGTTTTAGTTGGGATGAACGTAGCGTCAGTTGTTCCCCCTCGCTTCATTTCGTCGTCTGGGGTATataggtatatataaagttCACTTATCTATTGAAGGTTGCATTCACATATTCCAGGTATAGTATTTAAGAGTATCTTATAGCATTCGTTCAAGTCACGTCCTTGGTTGATGTCTGTTCATCTGTCAGGGTAAGTTGATTTAGCTTTGGTTTTAATCAAGCCGGCTTTGTTTCAGAACCTGGAaaattttattgaattAATGAATGGTTAAGATCCACAAAatacacagatatatatacggGGAGATATCATAGGCCGGTCTTAGTGGATCAGTGAAGATGCAGCAACTATATGGTTCAAGATGTATGGCTATGGTGCCCAGAGTGTTAGCCAGGAACTATCAGATAAAGAGCACCACTCGTAAGGTGTTGCCGGTGTATCCAGTATTGGAAAGCAAGAGTTCTGATATCATCAAACAACTATCGTTAAAGGATTTGTCGACTCTAGATCCCCAAGCAACCAGAAGAAAGTTGATCGACAGGCATGATAAGGATTGCATTAAAGCCGGTGATGTTGTTCGTGTAGTGTACGACGCCTCTAAATGTAACCGTAGTACGGTTGTCGGTTACGTATTGTCGGTTGACCGTAAGCAGTTGATACAGGACTGCTCCCTGCTCTTAAGAAATCACATAAACAAAACGGCAGTGGAGATGAGGATTCCTGTATTTTCCCCACTTATCGACAG is part of the Eremothecium cymbalariae DBVPG#7215 chromosome 2, complete sequence genome and encodes:
- the IMG1 gene encoding mitochondrial 54S ribosomal protein bL19m (similar to Ashbya gossypii AAR067W), whose translation is MQQLYGSRCMAMVPRVLARNYQIKSTTRKVLPVYPVLESKSSDIIKQLSLKDLSTLDPQATRRKLIDRHDKDCIKAGDVVRVVYDASKCNRSTVVGYVLSVDRKQLIQDCSLLLRNHINKTAVEMRIPVFSPLIDRIDLIRRADGKRRRNKHYYIRNTRLDVGDLDAGLKKRK